In the Longibacter salinarum genome, one interval contains:
- a CDS encoding PstS family phosphate ABC transporter substrate-binding protein has protein sequence MFLLLFVISGCGNDEASTTTIRIDGSSTTYPLTEAVAEEFMRANPDVRVTVGESGTGGGFSKFLRAETDMNDASRPITPSEIERADEAGISFIEMPVAYDGIAVTAHPGVDWTDCLTADELRRIWEPNSEVTQWSDVRDGFPDVSLKLYGPGTASGTYDYFTEAVVGESGASRTDFSASEDDNVLVQGVSGTTGALGYFGFAYYENNADKLVLMKVDADTLGGGAECIAPNASTIQTGEYRPLSRPLFVYIRSEAAKREAIQRFIQFYMDNVANLAPQVGYVPLSDQAYALGLQRFTEGRTGTLFGREDVKASADIETVLRGGTAPADSVSGPPAE, from the coding sequence GTGTTTCTTCTGCTTTTTGTTATCTCAGGGTGCGGGAATGACGAGGCCTCGACGACAACGATCCGTATCGATGGGTCGAGCACAACGTATCCGCTGACGGAAGCCGTGGCAGAGGAGTTCATGCGGGCGAATCCGGATGTTCGAGTAACGGTTGGGGAGAGCGGGACCGGCGGTGGATTCTCAAAATTTCTCCGCGCTGAAACCGACATGAATGACGCCTCGCGTCCGATCACGCCGAGCGAGATCGAGCGTGCCGACGAGGCTGGAATTTCGTTTATCGAGATGCCGGTCGCGTACGACGGGATTGCTGTGACCGCCCATCCAGGTGTCGACTGGACAGATTGCCTGACCGCTGACGAACTTCGCCGCATCTGGGAACCGAACAGCGAGGTCACGCAGTGGAGTGATGTCCGAGACGGATTTCCCGATGTGTCTTTGAAGCTGTATGGTCCGGGGACGGCGAGTGGCACGTACGACTACTTTACGGAGGCGGTTGTTGGAGAGAGTGGGGCCAGCCGGACGGATTTTAGCGCGAGCGAAGACGACAACGTTTTGGTCCAGGGCGTGTCTGGCACGACGGGCGCTCTGGGATACTTCGGCTTTGCGTACTACGAGAACAACGCCGACAAGCTTGTTCTGATGAAGGTTGACGCCGACACCCTTGGTGGAGGGGCGGAGTGCATCGCGCCGAACGCGTCGACCATTCAAACGGGCGAGTACCGCCCGCTCTCGCGTCCCCTGTTCGTGTACATCCGTTCCGAAGCAGCGAAGCGGGAGGCCATCCAGCGCTTCATTCAGTTCTACATGGACAACGTGGCGAATCTTGCACCCCAGGTCGGCTACGTCCCGCTGTCGGATCAGGCGTACGCGCTCGGATTGCAGCGTTTCACCGAAGGCCGCACCGGGACGCTGTTTGGCCGAGAGGATGTGAAGGCCAGTGCCGATATCGAAACAGTCCTTCGCGGCGGCACGGCACCGGCCGACTCGGTGTCCGGTCCACCCGCGGAATAA
- a CDS encoding response regulator codes for MEEPRSDAPTILIVDDEEDLLDLLEYNLKQEGYNTLQAHDGVEALDAAREHDPDLIVLDVMMPRMDGIEACRRLRADAHLRTIPIMMLTARSEEEDQVAGLDVGADIYLSKPVSISVIVSQAKALLRSARRYEVAPDKLAVHDLTVDRDRYLVFQEREGEEEELRMPRKEFELLYFLASHPGKVFSRQEILDEVWGPDVYVVDRTVDVHVRKIREKIGSTYIETVKGVGYKFKE; via the coding sequence GTGGAAGAACCACGCTCTGATGCCCCCACGATCCTCATCGTGGATGACGAGGAAGACTTGCTCGACCTCCTGGAGTACAATCTCAAGCAGGAGGGCTACAACACGTTGCAGGCGCACGACGGCGTTGAGGCGCTGGATGCCGCTCGTGAGCATGACCCAGATCTGATTGTTCTGGATGTCATGATGCCTCGCATGGACGGGATTGAGGCGTGCCGTCGCCTTCGGGCCGATGCGCACCTGCGAACCATTCCCATCATGATGTTGACCGCTAGAAGCGAAGAGGAAGATCAGGTCGCCGGGCTCGATGTAGGTGCGGACATCTACCTTAGTAAGCCGGTCAGCATTTCCGTCATCGTGAGTCAGGCGAAGGCACTGCTTCGCTCGGCGCGTCGATATGAGGTGGCACCAGACAAGCTCGCCGTGCATGATCTAACCGTGGATCGCGATCGCTACCTCGTTTTTCAGGAGCGCGAGGGTGAAGAAGAGGAGCTTCGGATGCCGAGGAAAGAATTTGAGTTGTTGTACTTCCTTGCCTCACATCCGGGCAAAGTTTTTTCCCGGCAGGAAATCCTCGACGAGGTGTGGGGACCGGACGTCTACGTGGTCGACCGGACCGTCGATGTCCACGTCCGAAAGATCCGGGAGAAAATCGGCAGTACGTATATCGAGACCGTCAAAGGGGTCGGTTATAAGTTCAAAGAGTAA
- a CDS encoding MATE family efflux transporter, whose product MPSFIHRVKAALTSPHDRPILDLAVPALAGLAADPLVSLVDTAFVGQLGPIPLAALGINASIFSMTFVIFNFLAYGTTPRVGRAIGTGDREEASRVVMRAILLAILSGAVALLLLQVFAEPILRLMGADDGLLGPALTYLRIRACAGPAVLLITASHGAFRGYQDTRTPMKVTIGFNIINATLDPILIFGFDWGLAGAATATVAAQWIGALTFLVLLLHRRREELGIRPLVPKLRSLGAFLTIGRDLFIRTSALVGTMTLATAIATRIGTTAVAAHQVAAQLWLFLALLVDALAVSGQALVSKHLGAGDEDAARSVSNRLLQWGLGVGILLGVAFYGLQPVLPDFFTDDAATIAAVLTIFPFVAVLQPLNGLVFVWDGLYMGVEAFSYLAKAMLLSAGAAAAVLLLTIPMNWGLAGVWWGITTLMGVRLLTLAVPYARGTLLSAAADSD is encoded by the coding sequence GTGCCCTCTTTTATTCACCGCGTGAAAGCGGCCCTCACTAGCCCGCACGACCGCCCCATTCTAGATCTAGCGGTCCCAGCCCTTGCCGGCCTGGCAGCGGACCCGCTCGTTTCCCTCGTTGATACGGCCTTCGTCGGACAACTCGGACCGATCCCACTGGCTGCGCTCGGGATCAATGCGTCCATCTTTTCGATGACGTTCGTCATCTTCAATTTCCTCGCCTACGGCACCACGCCGCGCGTGGGACGCGCCATCGGAACCGGCGACCGGGAGGAAGCCTCCCGCGTTGTCATGCGTGCGATCCTCCTTGCCATCCTATCCGGAGCCGTTGCCCTCCTCCTGCTGCAGGTGTTCGCTGAACCGATCCTGCGGCTCATGGGGGCAGACGACGGGCTCCTCGGTCCCGCCCTCACCTATCTTCGGATCCGAGCGTGCGCCGGGCCCGCCGTCCTCTTGATTACGGCCAGTCACGGCGCTTTCCGGGGCTACCAGGACACGCGCACCCCGATGAAGGTCACAATCGGGTTCAACATCATTAACGCTACGCTCGACCCGATCCTCATCTTTGGTTTCGACTGGGGCCTCGCCGGCGCAGCCACGGCGACCGTCGCCGCACAGTGGATCGGCGCCCTCACTTTTCTCGTGCTTCTCCTGCACCGGCGGCGCGAGGAACTGGGCATCCGTCCCCTCGTGCCGAAGCTGCGCTCTCTGGGGGCCTTCCTCACGATCGGGCGCGACCTATTTATCCGAACGTCAGCCCTCGTCGGCACGATGACGCTCGCGACGGCCATCGCGACACGCATTGGCACGACCGCCGTTGCCGCCCACCAGGTAGCCGCCCAGCTCTGGCTCTTCCTCGCGCTCCTCGTCGATGCGCTGGCCGTATCCGGACAGGCGCTCGTGTCGAAGCATCTCGGGGCAGGCGACGAGGATGCCGCCCGCTCGGTATCGAATCGTCTCCTCCAGTGGGGCCTCGGCGTCGGCATCCTGCTTGGCGTAGCGTTCTATGGCCTTCAGCCGGTCTTGCCAGACTTCTTTACCGACGACGCAGCCACGATCGCCGCTGTGCTCACCATCTTCCCATTCGTCGCTGTGCTTCAGCCGCTCAACGGTCTTGTCTTCGTCTGGGATGGCCTGTACATGGGCGTCGAAGCCTTCAGTTATCTCGCGAAAGCGATGCTCCTTTCGGCCGGCGCCGCTGCAGCCGTCCTCCTCCTCACGATCCCGATGAACTGGGGCCTCGCCGGCGTCTGGTGGGGCATTACGACGCTGATGGGCGTCCGCCTCCTCACGCTGGCTGTACCCTATGCGCGCGGCACCCTCCTCTCGGCCGCCGCCGACTCGGACTGA
- a CDS encoding SLC13 family permease, with translation MPSVFLTLFPLLAQSASPILTPDMFVVLGIVGVALVLFVSEWLPLDVTAIGLMVLVIILEPWTKVTPTDGVSGFASTATITVLAMFILSEGVRQTGLLQRLGNQIATYTDRNPLKRFSMIVGMSGSAAGIINNTPVVAMMIPMVSGIAKKTRTSPSKLLMPVSFAAMMGGTLTLIGTSTNILASDVSERLIGRPFGMFEFTGLGALVLLFGSIYLIFIGRHLIPERIKPEEDLTDEFEMAGYLSEVVIRDDSPLVGRTVETVLNEMDEDVDIVQIIRDNEVFPAPILNKQFRVGDLLILRTRRDTLFHLMDTAGLQPAAKARITEEDFDIEDKGEQLVEVVLLSENPMLGETIRSSLFTQRYDALVLAVRRRGMNFTDRIDEIPLQGGDTLLLQASQRAMKRFEGNRTFVLIQESEDPAFRREKTGLALGIVAAVVGTAGLGITSILVSALAGVFAMIVTGCVQANEIYKSVDWSVIFLLAGVIPLGMAMERSGLAEYLAYALADAGGNLSGITLLFVFYVFTSLITQVISNNASVILMIPVAVEAARLADANAFSFILAVTFAASCALLTPVGYQTNLMVYGPGGYRFTDFLRVGGPLQIVLAIVTCLGIAMIYGV, from the coding sequence ATGCCCTCTGTGTTCCTGACGCTCTTTCCGCTTCTCGCCCAGTCCGCATCGCCGATTCTGACGCCCGACATGTTTGTCGTGTTGGGCATCGTCGGCGTTGCCCTGGTCTTATTCGTATCGGAATGGCTTCCCCTCGATGTCACGGCGATCGGCCTCATGGTACTCGTCATCATCCTGGAGCCCTGGACGAAGGTAACTCCAACGGACGGCGTCTCGGGGTTCGCCAGTACGGCGACGATTACGGTCCTGGCCATGTTCATCTTGAGTGAAGGGGTGCGCCAGACAGGCCTGCTGCAACGGCTCGGAAATCAAATCGCAACCTACACGGATCGCAATCCACTCAAGCGCTTCTCCATGATCGTCGGGATGTCGGGCTCGGCAGCCGGCATCATCAACAACACCCCGGTCGTCGCGATGATGATCCCGATGGTGTCCGGGATCGCAAAGAAGACGCGGACCTCGCCGTCGAAGCTTCTGATGCCGGTATCGTTCGCCGCCATGATGGGCGGCACGCTCACGCTCATCGGTACGTCGACCAACATCCTCGCCTCCGACGTCTCCGAGCGACTCATCGGACGACCCTTCGGCATGTTCGAGTTCACCGGGCTGGGGGCGCTCGTGCTTCTCTTCGGTTCGATCTACCTGATCTTTATCGGCCGCCACCTGATCCCGGAGCGCATCAAGCCGGAGGAAGACCTGACTGATGAATTCGAGATGGCAGGCTACCTCTCGGAGGTCGTCATTCGAGACGACTCTCCGCTCGTCGGGCGGACAGTGGAAACGGTGCTCAACGAGATGGACGAGGATGTGGACATCGTTCAGATCATCCGGGACAATGAGGTCTTCCCCGCGCCCATCTTGAATAAACAGTTCCGAGTGGGAGACCTGCTCATCCTTCGAACCCGGCGGGACACGCTCTTCCATCTCATGGATACGGCGGGGCTCCAGCCTGCCGCGAAAGCGCGGATTACGGAGGAGGACTTCGACATTGAGGACAAAGGGGAGCAACTTGTGGAGGTCGTCCTGCTGTCCGAGAACCCGATGCTCGGCGAGACCATCCGATCGTCCTTGTTCACCCAGCGCTACGATGCCCTCGTCCTGGCCGTGCGGCGCCGAGGGATGAACTTTACGGATCGGATCGACGAAATCCCGCTCCAGGGTGGTGATACGCTGCTGCTCCAGGCCTCGCAGCGAGCCATGAAACGGTTCGAGGGAAACCGAACCTTTGTTCTCATCCAGGAAAGCGAAGACCCGGCCTTTCGTCGGGAAAAGACCGGGCTCGCGCTGGGTATTGTCGCAGCCGTGGTCGGAACAGCCGGTCTTGGCATCACCTCGATTCTCGTGTCGGCCCTCGCCGGCGTCTTCGCCATGATCGTGACGGGCTGCGTGCAAGCCAACGAGATCTATAAGTCCGTCGATTGGAGCGTGATCTTTCTGCTCGCCGGCGTCATCCCACTGGGTATGGCGATGGAGCGATCCGGACTCGCCGAGTATCTCGCGTACGCGCTCGCGGATGCCGGAGGCAACCTGTCCGGAATTACGCTTCTGTTTGTGTTCTACGTCTTCACCTCGCTGATCACGCAGGTTATCAGCAACAACGCTAGCGTGATCTTGATGATACCCGTCGCGGTGGAGGCCGCTCGGCTGGCCGATGCGAATGCGTTCTCGTTCATCCTCGCCGTCACGTTTGCCGCCAGTTGTGCTCTTCTCACACCGGTCGGCTACCAGACCAACCTCATGGTCTACGGCCCCGGCGGCTACCGCTTCACGGACTTTCTCCGCGTCGGCGGTCCGCTCCAAATTGTGCTCGCGATTGTCACCTGTCTGGGTATCGCGATGATCTACGGCGTGTAA
- the pdxH gene encoding pyridoxamine 5'-phosphate oxidase has product MSIADLRQEYAKHELDQDHVEDDPIQQFEVWFDEALKAEVEEPNAMTLATTDELGRPAARIVLLKGADERGFIFYSNYDSQKGQQLTANPHAALVFWWEPLERQIRIEGEVEKLPDKESADYFKSRPYGSQLGAWASPQSRVIESREVLEKRLELVSAEYNEGEVPRPPHWGGYVVRPRTIEFWQGRPNRLHDRLRYRHEESGQWTLERLAP; this is encoded by the coding sequence ATGAGCATAGCAGATCTGCGGCAGGAATACGCAAAGCACGAACTCGACCAAGACCACGTTGAGGACGATCCCATCCAACAGTTCGAGGTCTGGTTCGACGAGGCACTAAAGGCGGAGGTCGAGGAGCCCAATGCCATGACGCTGGCCACGACGGACGAGCTCGGCCGGCCGGCGGCGAGGATCGTGCTGTTGAAGGGCGCGGACGAGCGCGGATTTATCTTTTACAGCAACTACGATAGCCAGAAAGGGCAACAGCTCACCGCCAATCCGCATGCTGCTCTCGTCTTTTGGTGGGAGCCGCTTGAGCGTCAGATTCGAATCGAGGGCGAGGTTGAAAAGCTACCAGATAAGGAGTCGGCCGACTACTTCAAGAGTCGCCCGTATGGTAGTCAACTTGGTGCGTGGGCATCGCCACAGAGCCGTGTGATCGAAAGCCGGGAAGTGCTGGAAAAGCGTCTGGAGCTTGTGTCGGCCGAATACAACGAGGGCGAGGTGCCGCGTCCACCGCACTGGGGAGGCTACGTCGTTCGGCCGCGGACGATCGAGTTCTGGCAGGGACGGCCGAACCGGCTGCACGACCGCCTCCGCTACCGCCACGAGGAATCCGGCCAGTGGACCCTAGAACGCCTTGCGCCCTGA
- a CDS encoding DUF429 domain-containing protein, which translates to MNEIPPDTRWVAGLDGFRSGWFAVFFRPSDGQVQRRRVDSVEDVLDAPEAPVFIGVDMVIGLPDRAARGGRSCDREARSILGYPRSSSVFSPPAYAALSADSFDEARRLHTATADDAPGITIQAFHLLPKMRELSRIVTPGRQDRVREVHPELSFYEMNGRTSVNESKHDDSGQNIRRRLLAENGFPDIDDALAQYATGEVGADDVLDAHAVCWSAARMANETASRIPEAPATNERGLRMEIWW; encoded by the coding sequence ATGAACGAGATCCCGCCCGACACCCGCTGGGTAGCAGGTCTTGACGGCTTTCGCTCTGGCTGGTTCGCCGTGTTCTTTCGCCCGAGCGATGGGCAGGTGCAGCGTAGGCGTGTCGACTCCGTGGAAGATGTGCTTGACGCGCCAGAAGCCCCCGTATTCATTGGTGTCGACATGGTGATTGGTCTCCCGGACCGGGCAGCGCGGGGTGGGCGCTCATGCGACCGGGAGGCCCGCTCGATTCTTGGCTATCCGCGGAGCAGCAGCGTGTTCTCGCCACCTGCCTATGCCGCGCTCTCGGCAGACAGCTTCGACGAGGCGCGTCGCCTCCACACCGCGACGGCAGACGATGCGCCGGGCATCACGATCCAGGCATTCCATCTCCTGCCGAAGATGCGGGAGCTCTCAAGAATCGTGACACCGGGGCGGCAGGATCGCGTCCGGGAGGTTCATCCCGAGCTTTCATTCTATGAAATGAACGGCCGGACCAGCGTAAATGAGAGCAAACACGACGACAGCGGGCAGAACATCCGGCGCCGTCTTCTTGCGGAGAACGGTTTTCCCGACATCGACGACGCACTTGCACAATACGCCACGGGCGAGGTGGGCGCAGACGACGTGCTGGATGCGCATGCGGTCTGCTGGAGTGCGGCACGCATGGCCAACGAGACGGCCAGCCGAATTCCCGAGGCTCCGGCGACCAACGAGCGCGGTCTGCGCATGGAAATCTGGTGGTGA